Proteins from a single region of Theobroma cacao cultivar B97-61/B2 chromosome 10, Criollo_cocoa_genome_V2, whole genome shotgun sequence:
- the LOC18587028 gene encoding nascent polypeptide-associated complex subunit alpha-like protein 1 produces MTAQTDKEIEEILATHLDQQKIDSEQPEQPVVEDDDEDEDDDDDDDKDEDDAEGHQEGDGSGRSKQSRSEKKSRKAMLKLGMKPIPGVSRVTVKKSKNILFVISKPDVFKSPTSDTYVVFGEAKIEDLSSQLQTQAAEQFKAPDLSHVISKPESSAMAQDDEEVDETGVEPKDIELVMTQAGVSRSKAVKALKAADGDIVSAIMELTT; encoded by the exons ATGACTGCTCAGACCGACAAAGAGATCGAAGAGATCCTCGCCACTCATCTCGATCAACAGAAAATTGAT TCCGAACAACCTGAACAACCCGTGGTTGAAGATGATGACGAGGACGAGGACGACGATGACGATGACGACAAGGATGAGGATGATGCCGAAG GACATCAGGAAGGAGATGGAAGTGGTAGGTCAAAGCAAAGCAGAAGTGAGAAGAAGAGTCGCAAAGCCATGTTGAAGCTTGGGATGAAGCCAATTCCTGGTGTTAGCCGCGTCACTGTCAAGAAGAGCAAGAAT ATCttatttgtcatttcaaaaccgGATGTCTTCAAGAGCCCAACATCAGATACCTATGTGGTGTTTGGAGAGGCTAAGATTGAGGACTTGAGCTCGCAACTGCAGACTCAGGCTGCTGAGCAATTTAAGGCTCCTGATCTCAGCCATGTGATCTCCAAACCTGAGTCATCAGCCATGGCCCAGGATGATGAAGAAGTAGATGAGACCGGAGTTGAGCCCAAGGACATTGAGTTGGTGATGACACAAGCAGGAGTCTCCAGGTCAAAGGCTGTCAAGGCGCTCAAGGCCGCAGATGGGGACATTGTTTCTGCTATAATGGAGCTAACAACCTAA